One genomic region from Streptomyces venezuelae encodes:
- a CDS encoding serine hydrolase: MSTVRWLVTAGLVALLGAAPSPSPTPDPPPPQPPPVLDRADVDRAVGRLDATVAELMKRTGVPGVSVAVVYEDKVVHLKGYGVREVGKDARIDADTVFQLASVSKPIASTVVAGAVGVEGWQRAVSPELPEFRLKDPWVSSHATVADLFSHRSGLPDHAGDLLEDLGYDQAYILSHLRYEPLAPFRASYAYTNFGLTAAAEAVAAEKNVPWEKLAEDTLYKPAGMNDTSSRFEDFASNPDRAHGHVEMPDGTWKPRYVRDPDAQSPAGGVSSSARDMAVWLRLQLANGELDGRRIIAEDALTLTHHPEAVASPPRAPAGRTGFYGLGWNVSYDDEGRLRLSHTGAFALGAHTNVTMLPGEQLGIVVLTNGAPAGVADTVALDFFDVAQTGEPSRDWLPLVDALYEQEADAGKSTTDFAKPPADPAPAKAAGAYTGTYANDYYGRLTVAEEDGGLVLRLGPEPQTYRLTHYDGDTFSFPTRGENAVGPTAVTFSPDGKTVRVEYLDQEGLGTFTRD; this comes from the coding sequence GTGAGTACGGTCCGCTGGCTGGTCACAGCGGGGCTCGTGGCGCTCCTGGGCGCCGCTCCGAGCCCCTCGCCCACCCCTGACCCGCCGCCTCCGCAACCGCCTCCCGTGCTCGACCGGGCGGACGTGGACCGGGCGGTCGGCAGGCTCGACGCCACCGTGGCCGAGCTGATGAAGCGGACCGGAGTGCCGGGGGTGTCCGTCGCCGTCGTGTACGAGGACAAGGTCGTCCACCTCAAGGGGTACGGGGTGCGCGAGGTCGGCAAGGACGCCCGGATCGACGCCGACACCGTCTTCCAGCTGGCCTCCGTCTCCAAGCCGATCGCCTCGACCGTCGTCGCCGGGGCCGTCGGTGTCGAGGGATGGCAGCGGGCCGTCTCCCCCGAACTGCCCGAGTTCCGGCTGAAGGACCCGTGGGTGAGCTCCCATGCGACCGTCGCCGACCTGTTCTCGCACCGCAGCGGCCTGCCCGACCACGCGGGCGACCTCCTGGAGGACCTCGGCTACGACCAGGCGTACATCCTCTCCCACCTGCGGTACGAGCCCCTCGCTCCGTTCCGCGCGAGCTACGCGTACACCAACTTCGGTCTGACGGCGGCCGCCGAGGCCGTCGCCGCCGAGAAGAACGTGCCGTGGGAGAAGCTCGCCGAGGACACCCTCTACAAGCCCGCCGGGATGAACGACACCAGCTCCCGCTTCGAGGACTTCGCCTCCAACCCCGACCGGGCCCACGGCCACGTCGAGATGCCCGACGGGACCTGGAAGCCGCGGTACGTCCGCGACCCCGACGCCCAGTCACCGGCCGGCGGCGTCAGCTCCTCCGCCCGCGACATGGCGGTCTGGCTGCGGCTCCAGCTGGCGAACGGCGAGCTCGACGGCCGCCGGATCATCGCCGAGGACGCCCTGACCCTCACCCACCACCCCGAGGCCGTCGCCTCCCCGCCCCGCGCCCCGGCCGGCCGCACCGGCTTCTACGGCCTCGGCTGGAACGTGTCGTACGACGACGAGGGCCGGCTGCGCCTCTCGCACACCGGCGCGTTCGCGCTCGGCGCGCACACCAACGTCACGATGCTGCCGGGCGAGCAGCTCGGGATCGTCGTCCTCACCAACGGGGCGCCGGCCGGTGTCGCGGACACCGTCGCCCTCGACTTCTTCGACGTCGCGCAGACCGGCGAGCCCAGCCGGGACTGGCTGCCGCTCGTCGACGCGCTCTACGAACAGGAGGCGGACGCCGGGAAGTCCACGACGGACTTCGCGAAGCCGCCCGCCGACCCCGCCCCCGCGAAGGCCGCCGGCGCCTACACCGGCACGTACGCCAACGACTACTACGGCAGGCTGACGGTGGCCGAGGAGGACGGCGGCCTGGTCCTGCGGCTGGGGCCGGAACCCCAGACGTACCGGCTCACGCACTACGACGGCGACACGTTCAGCTTCCCGACGCGCGGGGAGAACGCCGTCGGCCCGACCGCCGTCACGTTCTCCCCGGACGGGAAGACCGTCCGCGTCGAGTACCTGGACCAGGAGGGCCTCGGCACCTTCACCCGCGACTGA
- the cbiE gene encoding precorrin-6y C5,15-methyltransferase (decarboxylating) subunit CbiE produces the protein MNAAISVVGIGADGWDGLPESSRRVLRTAEVLIGAPRQLGLLSADECPGERIAWPSPLRPAVPGLLAAHEGRAVAVLASGDPSFYGIARTLAETAGADRLRVHPHPSSVSYACARLGWPLEAVETVSLVARPLAALSAALHPGRRLLVLGEGPGTPAEVAAHLRTTGWGGTRVRVLEQLGGPAERLLDATAADWPYERTDALHVLALDCVRDPGTLRLGAAPGLPDEAYEHDGQLTKRYVRAATLAALAPAPGELLWDIGGGSGSIGIEWMRTHRDCRAVAVEKSPERAARITRNADALGVPALRVVTGPAPASLAGLPTPHAIFIGGGLTAPGLLDACWDALPAGGRLVANTVTLESEALLADRYRRHGGELIRLAVSAAVPVGGFTGWRQAMPVTQWSVTKSGERA, from the coding sequence GTGAACGCTGCGATATCGGTCGTCGGAATCGGCGCGGACGGCTGGGACGGGCTCCCCGAGAGCTCCCGACGCGTCCTGCGCACCGCCGAGGTGCTGATCGGCGCCCCGCGCCAGCTCGGCCTCCTCTCCGCCGACGAGTGCCCCGGCGAGCGGATCGCCTGGCCCTCCCCCCTCCGGCCCGCCGTGCCCGGGCTGCTCGCCGCCCACGAGGGGCGCGCGGTCGCCGTCCTCGCCAGCGGCGACCCGTCCTTCTACGGCATCGCCCGCACGCTCGCGGAGACCGCCGGGGCCGACCGCCTGCGCGTCCACCCGCACCCCTCCTCCGTCTCGTACGCCTGCGCCCGCCTCGGCTGGCCCCTGGAGGCCGTCGAGACCGTCTCCCTCGTCGCCAGGCCGCTCGCCGCGCTCTCCGCCGCCCTCCACCCCGGCCGCCGGCTCCTCGTCCTCGGCGAGGGCCCCGGCACCCCCGCCGAGGTCGCCGCCCACCTCCGTACGACCGGCTGGGGCGGCACCCGCGTCCGCGTCCTCGAACAGCTCGGCGGGCCCGCCGAGCGGCTCCTCGACGCGACCGCCGCCGACTGGCCGTACGAGCGGACCGATGCCCTCCACGTCCTCGCCCTCGACTGCGTACGCGACCCGGGCACGCTGCGGCTCGGCGCCGCGCCCGGCCTCCCGGACGAGGCCTACGAGCACGACGGGCAGCTCACCAAGCGGTACGTCCGCGCCGCCACCCTCGCCGCGCTCGCCCCCGCCCCGGGCGAACTCCTCTGGGACATCGGCGGCGGCTCCGGCTCCATCGGCATCGAATGGATGCGGACCCACCGCGACTGCCGGGCCGTCGCCGTGGAGAAGTCCCCGGAGCGGGCCGCCCGCATCACCCGCAACGCCGACGCCCTCGGCGTCCCCGCCCTCCGCGTCGTCACGGGCCCGGCCCCGGCCTCCCTCGCCGGGCTCCCGACACCCCACGCGATCTTCATCGGCGGCGGCCTCACCGCCCCCGGCCTCCTCGACGCCTGCTGGGACGCGCTCCCCGCCGGCGGCCGGCTCGTCGCCAACACCGTGACGCTGGAGTCCGAGGCGCTGCTCGCCGACCGCTACCGCCGCCACGGCGGCGAACTGATCCGGCTCGCGGTCTCCGCCGCCGTCCCCGTCGGCGGCTTCACCGGCTGGCGCCAGGCGATGCCCGTCACCCAGTGGTCCGTCACCAAGTCAGGAGAACGAGCATGA
- the cobM gene encoding precorrin-4 C(11)-methyltransferase has product MTVYFIGAGPGAADLITVRGARTLAKCGVCLYAGSLVPTELLAECPPDATLIDTAQLDLDRIVAEIAAAHEAGQDVARLHSGDPSVFSAVAEQMRRLDALDIPYEVVPGVPAFAAAAAALKRELTVPTVGQTVILTRIAQQATPMPEGEDLATLGRSGALLVLHLGARYVDRIVSELVPHYGADCPAAVVAMASRPDELVLRGTLDDIADQVKTAGITKTAVIIVGRTLAASEFRDSHLYDPARERHVC; this is encoded by the coding sequence ATGACCGTCTACTTCATCGGCGCGGGCCCGGGCGCGGCCGACCTGATCACCGTGCGCGGCGCCCGGACCCTCGCGAAGTGCGGGGTCTGCCTCTACGCCGGCTCCCTCGTCCCCACCGAGCTGCTCGCCGAGTGCCCGCCGGACGCGACGCTGATCGACACGGCCCAGCTCGACCTGGACCGGATCGTCGCCGAGATCGCCGCCGCCCACGAGGCCGGCCAGGACGTGGCCCGCCTCCACTCCGGCGACCCGTCGGTCTTCAGCGCGGTGGCGGAGCAGATGCGGCGGCTCGACGCGCTGGACATCCCGTACGAGGTCGTGCCGGGCGTTCCGGCGTTCGCGGCGGCGGCGGCCGCGCTCAAGCGGGAACTGACCGTGCCGACCGTCGGCCAGACGGTCATCCTCACCCGGATCGCCCAGCAGGCCACCCCGATGCCCGAGGGCGAGGACCTCGCGACGCTCGGCCGCAGCGGCGCCCTGCTCGTCCTCCACCTGGGCGCCCGCTACGTCGACCGGATCGTCTCCGAGCTGGTCCCCCACTACGGCGCGGACTGCCCGGCCGCCGTCGTCGCGATGGCCAGCCGCCCGGACGAGCTCGTCCTGCGGGGCACCCTCGACGACATCGCGGACCAGGTGAAGACGGCGGGGATCACGAAGACGGCCGTCATCATCGTGGGCCGCACGCTCGCGGCCTCGGAGTTCCGCGACAGCCACCTGTACGACCCGGCGCGGGAGCGGCACGTCTGCTGA
- a CDS encoding fibronectin type III domain-containing protein, producing the protein MITRTRLSALVTTAALVASGGLLTATPAAAAVTCASPLWKADYYANTTLTGTPKLTTCDSVIAENYGLGDPAVTTLPKDNFGVRWTLTRDFGSGGPFTFTAEAQDGVRVSLDGVRKIDLWKNNATTQKKTLDLTVPSGRHTIVVHYATWTGAANVKFAYTPRTSATVDKVRPLAPAGFTVAYDKTLNKVTARWTANKEMDLAGYRVYRRLTGTTSWSRVGGTTTPLTTTTFTNSPPPTGQAYAYEIRAVDKAGNESVGTVDLPITSVDRTAPGAPTGLKAVPDYTGDAVLTWTAPSATDVAAYRVYVDGVLADTVTDTRYVHPWGDYGTTYHFTVRAVDRAGNASAAAAASFTTSGDRVAPAPVTGLKATPREDGVFLEWTPSPEPDVKYYRVYKAEWYDNGEGETGWIAYKLGEYLGPEDSSYLHESTPDGENVLYGVVAVDTWNNEMGAMDPAMNWVEVTELGTPEAG; encoded by the coding sequence GTGATCACTCGTACCCGACTGAGCGCGCTGGTCACCACGGCCGCCCTCGTCGCATCCGGCGGCCTCCTGACCGCCACCCCGGCCGCAGCGGCCGTCACCTGCGCGTCCCCTCTGTGGAAGGCGGACTACTACGCCAACACCACCCTCACGGGCACGCCCAAGCTGACCACCTGCGACAGCGTCATCGCCGAGAACTACGGCCTCGGCGACCCGGCCGTCACCACGCTGCCCAAGGACAACTTCGGCGTCCGCTGGACCCTCACCCGCGACTTCGGCTCCGGCGGCCCCTTCACGTTCACCGCGGAAGCGCAGGACGGCGTCCGCGTCAGCCTCGACGGCGTCCGCAAGATCGACCTCTGGAAGAACAACGCCACCACCCAGAAGAAGACGCTCGACCTGACCGTCCCGTCCGGCCGCCACACGATCGTCGTGCACTACGCGACCTGGACGGGCGCGGCGAACGTCAAGTTCGCCTACACGCCCCGCACTTCGGCGACGGTCGACAAGGTGCGGCCGCTCGCACCGGCCGGCTTCACGGTCGCGTACGACAAGACCCTCAACAAGGTCACCGCGCGCTGGACGGCCAACAAGGAGATGGACCTCGCCGGTTACCGCGTCTACCGGCGCCTCACCGGCACCACGTCCTGGTCCCGCGTCGGCGGCACGACGACCCCGCTCACCACGACCACCTTCACCAACAGCCCCCCGCCGACCGGCCAGGCGTACGCCTACGAGATCCGCGCCGTGGACAAGGCGGGCAACGAGTCCGTCGGCACCGTCGACCTGCCGATCACGTCCGTGGACCGTACGGCTCCGGGCGCGCCGACCGGGCTGAAGGCCGTCCCGGACTACACCGGGGACGCCGTCCTCACCTGGACCGCGCCCTCCGCGACGGACGTGGCCGCGTACCGCGTCTACGTCGACGGCGTCCTCGCCGACACGGTCACCGACACGCGGTACGTCCACCCCTGGGGCGACTACGGCACGACGTACCACTTCACGGTCAGGGCCGTGGACCGCGCGGGCAACGCCTCCGCCGCAGCGGCGGCCTCGTTCACGACGTCCGGCGACCGCGTCGCCCCGGCGCCGGTCACCGGCCTGAAGGCGACCCCGCGCGAGGACGGTGTGTTCCTGGAGTGGACACCGAGCCCCGAGCCGGACGTCAAGTACTACCGGGTCTACAAGGCCGAGTGGTACGACAACGGCGAGGGCGAGACGGGGTGGATCGCCTACAAGCTGGGCGAGTATCTCGGCCCCGAGGACTCGTCCTACCTCCACGAAAGCACGCCCGACGGCGAGAACGTGCTCTACGGCGTGGTCGCGGTGGACACGTGGAACAACGAGATGGGCGCGATGGACCCGGCCATGAACTGGGTCGAGGTCACCGAACTCGGCACTCCCGAGGCCGGCTAA
- a CDS encoding LLM class flavin-dependent oxidoreductase produces MQFGIFTVGDVTADPTTGRTPTEHERIKDTVAIALKAEEVGLDVFATGEHHNPPFVPSSPTTLLGHIAGRTENLILSTSTTLITTNDPVKIAEDYATLQHLAEGRVDLMMGRGNTGPVYPWFGQDIRQGIPLAIENYALLHKLWREDVVDWEGKFRTALQGFTSTPRPLDGVPPFVWHGSIRSPEIAEQAAYYGDGFFANHIFWPKQHTEKMVRLYRQRYAHYGHGTPEQAIVGLGGQIFMRKNSQDAVREFRPYFDNAPVYGHGPSLEEFSRETPLTVGSPQEVIERTLSFRDYVGDYQRQLFLVDHAGLPLKTVLEQLDILGEEVVPVLRKEFASLRPAGVPETAPLHPSVQKKQEI; encoded by the coding sequence ATGCAGTTCGGGATCTTCACCGTCGGCGACGTGACGGCCGACCCCACCACCGGCCGCACCCCCACCGAACACGAGCGGATCAAGGACACCGTCGCCATCGCGCTCAAGGCCGAGGAGGTCGGTCTCGACGTCTTCGCCACGGGCGAGCACCACAACCCTCCCTTCGTCCCCTCCTCCCCCACCACCCTCCTCGGGCACATCGCCGGCCGCACCGAGAACCTGATCCTCTCCACCTCCACGACCCTCATCACCACGAACGACCCGGTGAAGATCGCCGAGGACTACGCGACCCTCCAGCACCTCGCCGAGGGCCGGGTGGACCTGATGATGGGGCGGGGCAACACCGGGCCGGTCTACCCGTGGTTCGGGCAGGACATCCGCCAGGGCATCCCGCTCGCCATCGAGAACTACGCGCTCCTCCACAAGCTGTGGAGGGAGGACGTCGTCGACTGGGAGGGCAAGTTCCGCACGGCCCTCCAGGGCTTCACGTCCACCCCGCGCCCGCTCGACGGCGTCCCGCCCTTCGTCTGGCACGGCTCCATCCGCTCCCCGGAGATCGCCGAGCAGGCCGCCTACTACGGCGACGGCTTCTTCGCGAACCACATCTTCTGGCCCAAGCAGCACACCGAGAAGATGGTCCGGCTCTACCGGCAGCGGTACGCGCACTACGGCCACGGCACCCCCGAGCAGGCGATCGTCGGTCTCGGCGGCCAGATCTTCATGCGCAAGAACTCCCAGGACGCGGTACGGGAGTTCCGTCCGTACTTCGACAACGCGCCCGTCTACGGCCACGGCCCGTCCCTGGAGGAGTTCTCCCGGGAGACCCCGCTGACCGTCGGCTCGCCGCAGGAGGTCATCGAGCGCACCCTGTCCTTCCGCGACTACGTGGGCGACTACCAGCGCCAGCTGTTCCTCGTCGACCACGCCGGACTGCCCCTCAAGACGGTCCTGGAGCAGCTCGACATCCTCGGCGAGGAGGTCGTCCCGGTGCTGCGCAAGGAGTTCGCGAGCCTGCGCCCGGCCGGCGTACCGGAGACGGCCCCGCTCCACCCGTCCGTACAGAAGAAGCAGGAGATCTGA
- a CDS encoding 50S ribosomal protein bL37 has translation MAKRGNKKRARKKKKANHGKRPNA, from the coding sequence ATGGCGAAGCGCGGCAACAAGAAGCGGGCCCGCAAGAAGAAGAAGGCGAACCACGGCAAGCGGCCGAACGCCTGA
- a CDS encoding cobalt-precorrin-6A reductase, translated as MHILILGGTTEARALAGLLHGTVRVTSSLAGRVASPRLPAGEVRIGGFGGAEGLAEWLREHAVDAVIDATHPFAERISFNAAGAAATAHVPLLALRRPGWVPVDGDRWVSVPSLDAAAGALDGLGGRVFLTTGRLGLATFADRPEWFLVRSVDAPDAPMPARTELLLARGPFTLDDERELLARHRIDVLVTKDSGAAATAPKLTAAREAGIPVVVVHRPPVPEGVPVAVTPEEAAAWALRG; from the coding sequence GTGCACATACTCATTCTCGGCGGGACCACCGAGGCCCGCGCGCTCGCGGGTCTGCTCCACGGGACGGTCCGCGTGACCAGCTCCCTCGCGGGGCGGGTGGCGAGCCCCCGGCTGCCGGCCGGCGAGGTCCGGATCGGCGGCTTCGGCGGGGCGGAGGGGCTCGCGGAGTGGCTGCGGGAGCACGCCGTGGACGCGGTCATCGACGCCACCCATCCTTTCGCCGAGCGGATCAGCTTCAACGCGGCCGGGGCGGCCGCCACCGCCCATGTTCCCCTGCTGGCCCTGCGCCGCCCCGGCTGGGTCCCGGTGGACGGCGACCGCTGGGTGTCCGTGCCGTCCCTCGACGCGGCGGCCGGAGCCCTGGACGGCCTCGGCGGCCGGGTCTTCCTGACGACGGGCCGCCTGGGCCTCGCCACCTTCGCGGACCGCCCGGAGTGGTTCCTGGTCCGCTCGGTCGACGCCCCCGACGCGCCGATGCCGGCCCGCACCGAACTCCTCCTGGCCCGGGGCCCGTTCACGCTGGACGACGAACGCGAGCTCCTCGCCCGCCACCGGATCGACGTCCTGGTGACGAAGGACAGCGGCGCCGCGGCGACCGCCCCGAAACTGACCGCGGCCCGCGAGGCGGGTATCCCGGTCGTGGTGGTCCACCGCCCCCCGGTCCCGGAGGGCGTCCCGGTGGCGGTGACCCCGGAGGAGGCCGCCGCCTGGGCGCTGCGGGGTTAG
- a CDS encoding GNAT family N-acetyltransferase, whose product MTVFSHKPTLTGDLVILRPLTEDDVPALLPLFDDAEISRLTGNHTRFDEPALRKWYGSRGAQDDRLDLAVVERATGRVVGEVVLNEWDEQNESCSFRIVFVPDAVGRGLGTEATRLIVGHGFKALGLYRIHLEVYAFNARARRAYEKAGFTAEGVLRGALLWEGERVDATVMSVLAPEWPAAAQAG is encoded by the coding sequence ATGACCGTCTTCTCGCACAAGCCCACCCTCACCGGTGACCTGGTGATCCTCCGTCCCCTCACCGAGGACGACGTACCCGCGCTGCTGCCGCTCTTCGACGACGCGGAGATCTCCCGGCTGACCGGGAACCACACGCGCTTCGACGAACCGGCGCTGCGCAAGTGGTACGGCTCCCGGGGCGCCCAGGACGACCGGCTCGACCTCGCCGTCGTCGAGCGGGCGACGGGCCGGGTCGTCGGCGAGGTCGTGCTCAACGAGTGGGACGAGCAGAACGAGAGCTGCTCCTTCCGCATCGTCTTCGTCCCGGACGCGGTCGGCCGGGGCCTCGGCACGGAGGCGACCCGCCTGATCGTCGGCCACGGCTTCAAGGCGCTCGGCCTCTACCGCATCCACCTGGAGGTGTACGCCTTCAACGCCCGCGCCCGCCGCGCCTACGAGAAGGCCGGCTTCACGGCGGAGGGCGTCCTGCGGGGCGCCCTGCTCTGGGAGGGCGAGCGGGTGGACGCGACGGTGATGTCGGTGCTGGCGCCGGAGTGGCCGGCCGCGGCTCAGGCCGGGTAG
- a CDS encoding cobalt-precorrin-5B (C(1))-methyltransferase, with amino-acid sequence MTSGGGREAQLKHTGLRPGWTTGACATAATTAAYTALLTGDFPDPVTITLPKGQTPAFALTAESLEGATAMAAVVKDAGDDPDVTHGAVIRSTVRLLPPGSGVVFRAGDGVGTVTLPGLPLEVGEPAINPVPRKLMREHVAAVAAAHGAPGDVEITVSVDNGAEIARSTWNPRIGILGGLSILGTTGVVVPYSCSAWIDSIRRGVDVARAGGLTHVAGCTGSTSERTVGEIYDLPEIALLDMGDFAGAVLKYIRRHPVDRLTVCGGFAKLSKLAAGHLDLHSARSQVDKGFLADLARTGGASEALAEEIAAANTGLAALRLCEAADVPLGDLVAARARDEALAVLRGAPVAVDVICIDRAGTVVGRSEARGPSAGGAGGAGST; translated from the coding sequence GTGACGTCGGGCGGCGGGCGCGAGGCCCAACTCAAGCACACCGGTCTGCGCCCCGGGTGGACGACCGGTGCCTGCGCGACGGCGGCGACGACCGCCGCGTACACCGCGCTCCTCACCGGCGACTTCCCGGACCCCGTGACGATCACGCTGCCGAAGGGGCAGACCCCGGCGTTCGCGCTGACGGCCGAGTCGCTGGAGGGCGCCACCGCCATGGCCGCCGTGGTCAAGGACGCCGGCGACGACCCCGACGTCACCCACGGCGCCGTGATCCGCTCGACGGTACGGCTCCTGCCGCCCGGCTCCGGCGTCGTCTTCCGCGCCGGCGACGGCGTCGGCACGGTCACCCTCCCGGGCCTCCCGCTGGAGGTCGGCGAGCCGGCGATCAACCCCGTGCCCCGGAAGCTCATGCGGGAGCACGTCGCGGCGGTCGCCGCCGCGCACGGCGCCCCCGGCGACGTCGAGATCACCGTCTCCGTCGACAACGGCGCCGAGATCGCCCGCTCCACCTGGAACCCCCGGATCGGCATCCTCGGCGGCCTGTCGATCCTCGGCACGACCGGTGTCGTCGTCCCGTACTCCTGCTCGGCCTGGATCGACTCCATCCGCCGCGGCGTGGACGTGGCCCGCGCGGGCGGCCTCACGCACGTCGCCGGGTGCACGGGCTCCACCTCCGAGCGGACGGTCGGGGAGATCTACGACCTGCCGGAGATCGCCCTCCTCGACATGGGCGACTTCGCCGGTGCGGTCCTCAAGTACATCCGCCGCCACCCCGTGGACCGGCTGACGGTCTGCGGCGGCTTCGCCAAGCTCTCCAAGCTGGCCGCGGGCCATCTCGACCTGCACTCGGCCCGCTCCCAGGTCGACAAGGGCTTCCTCGCGGACCTGGCCCGCACGGGAGGCGCGTCCGAGGCCCTCGCGGAGGAGATCGCCGCCGCGAACACGGGCCTCGCCGCCCTCCGCCTCTGCGAGGCCGCCGACGTCCCCCTGGGCGACCTCGTCGCCGCCCGCGCCCGCGACGAGGCCCTCGCGGTGCTGCGCGGCGCGCCGGTCGCGGTCGACGTGATCTGCATCGACCGCGCGGGCACGGTCGTGGGGCGGTCGGAGGCACGCGGCCCCTCGGCAGGCGGCGCGGGCGGCGCAGGGAGCACGTAA
- a CDS encoding DUF6126 family protein produces MAEEKTYDNERWKERGVMLRVFVYVFATHAFAGFVWLLFYVGQNAQK; encoded by the coding sequence ATGGCCGAGGAGAAGACGTACGACAACGAGCGCTGGAAGGAGCGGGGCGTCATGCTCCGCGTCTTCGTCTACGTCTTCGCGACCCACGCCTTCGCCGGCTTCGTCTGGCTCCTCTTCTACGTCGGGCAGAACGCCCAGAAGTGA
- a CDS encoding alpha/beta hydrolase: MTEHFAQLMKQDFADLDSAVGSWKKLADALTNTQTGSGRRVTGPLHRAGWTGVSASYGFDAMEATESKLGTGRTNAQLIATTLDTLNTKMQAAQRKLRAAVADAEAAGHTVRDDGWVEPKQAVDPKYHNDPDYADIQRDANSGLGGFRARIDAAVAEAEAASNEGAEVLRQIDPFDLDKRYGGAHAQEDAARVAAFAGIDKKDIPDGTDPQRSADWWKGLDEEDKRLYLAAYPEQIGGLDGLPTTTRDGANRTVLDMRLNDYAQREGDLGYHDRSSYRGLQAMKDRLDASDSAPEHKRLHLLGFSTEGDGRAIVAVGNPDKAAHTAVSVPGTDNQLDNFTDSIDRAEKLQDSAGAWSEGGSEDVAVIAWLDYDAPELDASVATPARAENDAETLRDFTHGLRVSHEGERSHMTVIGHSYGSTMVGTADSGGRGLDTDDMIVVGSPGMNVDRADQLHVSPSRLWVGIGSDDGVVDWAADKTLGPNPADSGFGAEHMYVDTSEHSDYWDDGSQSLDNQGRIIAGLPPNNTPRS, from the coding sequence GTGACGGAGCACTTCGCCCAGTTGATGAAGCAGGACTTCGCGGACCTGGACAGCGCCGTGGGCTCGTGGAAGAAGCTCGCCGACGCCCTGACGAACACGCAGACGGGCAGCGGCAGGCGGGTGACAGGACCGCTGCACCGGGCGGGCTGGACGGGCGTCAGCGCCTCGTACGGCTTCGACGCCATGGAGGCCACGGAGAGCAAGCTCGGGACGGGCCGCACCAACGCCCAGCTGATCGCCACCACCCTGGACACCCTCAACACGAAGATGCAGGCGGCCCAGCGCAAGCTGCGCGCCGCCGTCGCCGACGCGGAGGCGGCGGGCCACACCGTCCGCGACGACGGCTGGGTCGAGCCCAAGCAGGCCGTGGACCCGAAGTACCACAACGACCCGGACTACGCGGACATCCAGCGCGACGCCAACTCCGGCCTCGGCGGCTTCCGCGCCCGCATCGACGCGGCCGTGGCGGAGGCCGAGGCCGCGAGCAACGAGGGCGCCGAAGTGCTGCGCCAGATCGATCCCTTCGACCTCGACAAGCGCTACGGCGGCGCCCACGCCCAGGAGGACGCGGCCCGGGTCGCCGCCTTCGCGGGCATCGACAAGAAGGACATCCCCGACGGTACGGACCCGCAGCGCTCGGCCGACTGGTGGAAGGGCCTGGACGAGGAGGACAAGCGCCTCTACCTGGCGGCGTACCCGGAGCAGATCGGCGGGCTCGACGGTCTGCCCACGACCACTCGTGACGGGGCCAACCGGACCGTGCTCGACATGCGCCTCAACGACTACGCGCAGCGCGAGGGCGATCTCGGCTACCACGACCGCTCCAGCTACCGCGGCCTGCAGGCGATGAAGGACCGGCTGGACGCGTCGGACTCGGCCCCGGAACACAAGCGGCTCCACCTGCTGGGCTTCAGCACGGAGGGGGACGGCAGGGCGATCGTCGCGGTCGGCAACCCGGACAAGGCGGCGCACACGGCGGTGTCGGTGCCGGGGACGGACAACCAGCTCGACAACTTCACCGACTCGATCGACCGGGCGGAGAAGCTGCAGGACTCGGCCGGTGCGTGGAGCGAGGGCGGCAGCGAGGACGTCGCCGTCATCGCCTGGCTCGACTACGACGCCCCCGAGCTGGACGCCAGCGTCGCCACGCCGGCCCGGGCCGAGAACGACGCCGAGACCCTCCGGGACTTCACGCACGGACTGCGCGTCTCGCACGAGGGCGAGCGGTCCCATATGACGGTCATCGGACACAGCTACGGCTCCACCATGGTGGGCACGGCCGATTCCGGCGGTCGGGGACTGGACACCGACGACATGATCGTCGTCGGAAGTCCGGGCATGAACGTGGACCGAGCCGACCAGCTCCACGTCTCACCCTCGCGGCTCTGGGTCGGGATCGGCTCCGACGACGGGGTCGTCGACTGGGCCGCCGACAAGACCCTCGGTCCCAACCCGGCGGATTCCGGCTTCGGAGCCGAGCACATGTACGTCGACACCAGCGAGCACAGCGACTACTGGGACGATGGCAGCCAGAGCCTGGACAACCAGGGGCGCATCATCGCCGGTCTGCCGCCGAACAACACGCCCCGCTCGTGA